From Aegilops tauschii subsp. strangulata cultivar AL8/78 chromosome 5, Aet v6.0, whole genome shotgun sequence:
AGGTGGTTGCTGTCGGAAATGACAGTGCTCAGTCGACACAGGATGACATGATAAAGGAAGTTGTTAGCACCGACGGACGAGCAGATGGATTCCATCATCCTGGCGATAGCAAGGTAGCTGAAGAGCAGGATGGACAAGGAATGGATGAAAAGGAGTTGCAGGATGCAAGTGAGGTAGAGCACAAAGATGGATCTGATGCATCAGAGAATAACATTGCGGGAACACATCCTGCGGCAAACCTGACTTCGTCTTTGGAAAAGGTAAAGTTTATTAGAGAAGACCAATCTATTGCTTGGCAAGGACGATCAAGCCCTTGCCTGCCCCTTCTAAGGGAGGGGGTAAATTACTGGAAGACTGTGAATCCTGGACGCAAAACTAACCTAGGACTAAACCTTGTTCCATCACATCTTTATTACTACTCACTTACTCAGTACCTAAGCCCATACTCATTGTATGGAGGTAAGATATTTGTGCACTGAATGAACTGGGAATAGAGGTGATATTGTTTATATTTGTAAAAGTCAATTTTACTCTATGACTACTCCCAAAGACATTGCAGCCATCTTAATATATTGGCAAAGATATGCCTATTATTTTCATTCTCATTTAGCAGCGGTACTGTTCTGTGGCCTGTTTCTTACCTTTTTGTGAACATTAGGATTAGAACACTGAGTTAAGAGCGATTAGATGTCCTGAGAATCCACTCTTATATTTGAAACTATATCGATAGTTATGTTTATACTTTAGCTTGTTTGGTCAGTCGCGAGAGATCATTTGTTCTAACAGCTAATGTTTCAATTGTCCAGGAAAGCGCTGCTGATACATTATCTGATCATGCTAGTATCAATGCTGATCTCGCCACATCAGCAAGTAGCACTGGTCATTCCGCAACTTCCCCAGATGCTACAATCCGCATTATCAAGGACCAATTGATAAGAGCAAAGACATATCTTGGCGTTCTAGCTTCTAGAGGAAATCATGGTACCGCCAAGGAGTTACGTGCACGAATGAAGGATATCCAGCGAGCACTAGGTGATGCAACCGATGATGGGATGCTTCCTCAGAAGTACTTTCTCTTTTACTGTACTACTGAATTTCCATTGTCATTATTGGTGTCTTGTACTTTGTGTTGGGATAATTATCTCTGAACTTACAGAACTTTCTGTTGCATGAAGTGTCCATGGCAAAATAAAAGCGATGGAGCAGACACTGGGTAGGATCAAGAGGATGCATGATGGTTGCTCAGGTGCTGTGAACAGGCTCCGTACATCCCTTCATTCAACAGAGGAGCGTCTTCAATCTCACAGAAAGGATGCCAACTATCTAGCTCAACTAGCAGCAAAATCTTTACCCAAAGGGCTTCATTGTCTCCCATTGCGGCTTACAAATGAGTATTATTCCAGCAACTCCAATAATAAGGATTTTCCAAATATGGAAAAGTTGGAAAACCCCAAACTCCATCACTATGCAGTTTTCTCAGATAATGTATTGGCTGCTGCAGTGGTTGTGAACTCCACTCTTGTTCATGCTAAGGTATACCACTTGGTCACCGAGATATATAGCTAGCCAGGCTGCTGATTAATGGCTGTGAATCGACTTTTGTTGTACCATAAATCTCACTGTATTTAAGTTTGTACCTAAAGCACTAATATGTACTCAATAATCTGTTCTGCAGAAACCAGCAAACCATGTCTTCCACATTGTGACAGATCGGCTCAACTATGCTGCAATGAAGATGTGGTTCTTGGCTAATCCCTTGGGTGAAGCTGCGGTTCAGGTTCAGAACATTGAAGAGTTTACCTGGCTGAACTCAAGCTACAGCCCAGTTCTGAAGCAGTTAGAATCCAGTTCGATGATTGATTACTACTTCGGGAGTGGGAGGGCTAGGCCGGGTGAAAATCCCAAATTCCGGAACCCAAAATACCTGTCGATTCTCAATCATCTGAGGTTCTATCTCCCTGAGATATTCCCGAAGCTTAACAAGGTGTTATTTCTAGACGATGATACCGTGGTGCAGCAGGACCTAAGTGCGCTTTGGTCGATAGATCTCAAAGGCAAGGTCAACGGTGCTGTTGAGACCTGTGGAGAGAGCTTCCACAGGTTTGATAAATACCTCAACTTCTCCAATCCTCTAATTGCCAGCAATTTTAATCCACACGCTTGTGGTTGGGCATATGGCATGAACATGTTTGATTTGTCCGAGTGGAGAAAGCAAAACATCACCGACGTCTACCACACCTGGCAGAACCTGGTAAGTTTATGAACTTATGAACAACATATTATATATATTCACCAGGAGCTGAGCAGAGTATATCCCCTAATAAGCTATCAGCTATTCTGCCATATTTTGATCTACAAGGAAATCTCTGTACTTCACCAACACTATGATCTCCCCATTCGTCAGTGGTATTTGACCCATGGCTTATCTCATTTGTGCAGAATGAAGACAGGCTACTATGGAAGCTAGGCAGCCTCCCTGCAGGCCTTGTGACGTTTTGGAACCGCACGTTCCCGCTTGATCGCTCGTGGCATCTTCTGGGGCTCGGGTACAACCCAAACGTCAACGAGAAGGAGATCAGGCGGGCATCCGTCATTCACTACAACGGAAACCTGAAACCCTGGCTCGAGATCGGATTGTCGAAATACCGAAAATACTGGTCGCGGCATGTCAATTACGATCAAGTGTTTATACGGGAGTGCAACATAAACCCCTGAGTGGCAAACACACTTTGTGTATGGTTTCGTTATTCTTTTTTCGCTTGCTATAGGTTAATTCTTTATGCTCTAGGTTTTGTAAGATATCTGGAGCATCTACTATGGTTTTTCAGTGGTAAAGGTGCCCGTTCCTCCTATGTATGACTAACTGTAAAGGTGCCAGCTGTTTAGTGGTAGGCTTTAGAACCAGACAGACACACGCTCCAGTTAAGAGCCATGTAGGCTATATTACATTTTTGTACTTACTGATGTGAATGCAATAAAATGGTAGAAAAACTATGTCCAGTTCATTCGTACTGCAAGTCTGCAATGCGAATGGTCAGTTCGTTCTCTGTTCTGCAGCCCCACACGAATTTCGATGTGGTTTCTGTGCTTATTTCCATCAGCTGAATAATCGTAATAATCCGCACGAAGTTTGCAAACCCAGGTTGCAAACGATGGCTCCCAATGACCGTTCAAAATGTGATCAAATGGAACTGAAAACCTAGTATCTTAACAAGATAGTGTAGGCGTTAACAAGAAGATGAGCCCTAATCCCAACAGAATTCCTTATCCAATCTCTACTTAGTCGGCGATTTGTTGAGATTCGTTTCTCCGTACCGCATCCACGGGCATCATATGCCTATATATATACGCTCTTTTCGCTCATCCTTCTGAAGTTTCGCTGTGTACGCCCGTCTTTGCGATCAGGTTAACTCTGCTCACCGTTCACGATGGCGAGAGCGCTCCTAGAGTCCGCGGGCAGcgcggcaacggcggcggcgtgGGGATTCCTGCCGCCGTGGCTCGCGGCGCTCGGCATGGTCGTGGCGTCGGTCTGGATCGTCTCGTTCGCCGTGTTCCTCTGCGGCCGCAGCAGCTcgcgcgacgacgacgacgacgtccccaagaagaagcccgCCCCTGCTGCCACTGCCCCGATGGCGAGCCGGCCCGCGAGTGTCGCCGCGGCCCCGAAGATGAACACGCCCGCGAGTGTCGCCACGGCCCCGATGGCGAGCACGCCCGCGAGTGTCGCCACGGTCCCGATGGCGAGCAGACCGGCGAGTGTCGCCGCGGCCCCGAAGATGAGCACGCCCGCGAGTGTCGCCACGGTCCCCGATGGCGAGCACGCCCGCGAGTGTCGC
This genomic window contains:
- the LOC109757576 gene encoding probable galacturonosyltransferase 4, which codes for MAGAVRGRRCRGAVLLLLVASVLAPLVLYGRFPVSPLPDSIVARGAFDRGDGSGPSLVWPHMAASEVSLAKDLTIERLGEHKNRVLSATDDWQAVEVARSHPSEKKIDTWEDPASWDAHQVVAVGNDSAQSTQDDMIKEVVSTDGRADGFHHPGDSKVAEEQDGQGMDEKELQDASEVEHKDGSDASENNIAGTHPAANLTSSLEKESAADTLSDHASINADLATSASSTGHSATSPDATIRIIKDQLIRAKTYLGVLASRGNHGTAKELRARMKDIQRALGDATDDGMLPQNVHGKIKAMEQTLGRIKRMHDGCSGAVNRLRTSLHSTEERLQSHRKDANYLAQLAAKSLPKGLHCLPLRLTNEYYSSNSNNKDFPNMEKLENPKLHHYAVFSDNVLAAAVVVNSTLVHAKKPANHVFHIVTDRLNYAAMKMWFLANPLGEAAVQVQNIEEFTWLNSSYSPVLKQLESSSMIDYYFGSGRARPGENPKFRNPKYLSILNHLRFYLPEIFPKLNKVLFLDDDTVVQQDLSALWSIDLKGKVNGAVETCGESFHRFDKYLNFSNPLIASNFNPHACGWAYGMNMFDLSEWRKQNITDVYHTWQNLNEDRLLWKLGSLPAGLVTFWNRTFPLDRSWHLLGLGYNPNVNEKEIRRASVIHYNGNLKPWLEIGLSKYRKYWSRHVNYDQVFIRECNINP